The Arctopsyche grandis isolate Sample6627 chromosome 5, ASM5162203v2, whole genome shotgun sequence genome includes a window with the following:
- the LOC143912049 gene encoding uncharacterized protein LOC143912049, with protein sequence MGELCGGATEFDMNVDKFAQRIEKLSLEFTDLQDMLPKLDFKPVHVPKLIVPKFSEESSSHTLSSDNNFYESQSSNSSIDSTSSHDTNRVRKSSSDRRYAMDTTVLLKNNSFGSTSINDVAKPTQLTQSKLSLNHFHNGNTVNNSENAEFDSTLVQQVTLQYSGLDDIAGLADVKQSLREAVIYPTKYPQLFTNGRTIWSRALLYGAPGVGKTALVQAIAAEAKLPLYQVSSADLTSSWFGQSEKLVRRLFAVLGNRKCLLLMDEVDALCKKSQSSDPSHCRRLATELLMQIQTYEGSPMFLICTTNCPWEIDPAFMRRFQQRIYVPLPDSEAREKIILSSITNESDITADSSWSKFVNVTEGLTGSDLKNLTRSALMIPLREMQTASYWITIESGRMMPCDKSTRNAIRCNLQEIPEWKVWCRSLEMNDLWKALKKTDRSVTEENLIPYKEFMKKHATK encoded by the exons ATGGGCGAATTATGTGGCGGGGCGACCGAGTTCGATATGAATGTTGACAAATTTGCCCAACGGATTGAAAAACTTTCATTGGAATTCACAGATCTTCAG GATATGCTACCGAAGCTCGATTTTAAACCTGTCCACGTGCCGAAGCTGATAGTTCCTAAATTTTCCGAAGAGTCATCGTCCCATACGTTAAgtagtgataataatttttacgaATCCCAGTCATCTAATTCTTCGATCGATAGCACTTCTTCTCATGATACGAATCGCGTTAGAAAATCATCTTCAGATAGAAGATATGCGATGGACACAACAGTActacttaaaaataattcattcggATCCACGTCTATAAACGACGTGGCCAAACCTACACAACTAACACAGTCTAAATTGTCTTTAAATCACTTTCATAATGGTAATACAGTTAATAATTCCGAAAATGCGGAATTTGATTCGACTCTAGTACAACAAGTCACATTACAATATTCAG GTCTGGATGATATTGCTGGACTCGCAGATGTAAAACAGAGTTTGAGGGAAGCTGTAATATATCCTACGAAATATCCCCAATTATTTACAA atggaCGAACGATATGGTCGAGAGCATTATTGTATGGAGCTCCCGGAGTCGGTAAAACTGCTTTAGTACAAGCGATAGCCGCCGAAGCCAAACTTCCTCTGTACCAAGTATCAAGTGCCGATTTAACTTCTTCTTGGTTTGGTCAATCTGAAAA ATTAGTGAGGCGCCTCTTTGCGGTGCTCGGTAACCGTAAATGTCTGCTGCTGATGGACGAAGTTGACGCTCTTTGTAAGAAGTCCCAATCTTCAGATCCATCTCATTGCCGCCGACTCGCCACTGAACTGTTGATGCAAATACAAACTTACGAGGGCTCTCCTATGTTCCTAATATGCACAACTAATTGTCCTTGGGAAATAGACCCAGCATTTATGAGACGGTTTCAACAACGGATTTATGTACCTCTGCCTGATTC GGAAGCACGAGAGAAGATAATATTATCGAGTATTACAAACGAGTCAGATATCACTGCGGATAGCAGCTGGTCCAAATTTGTCAATGTTACCGAAGGTTTGACGGGATcagatttgaaaaatttaacaaGATCCGCGCTGATGATTCCGTTGAGAGAAATGCAAACGGCATCGTATTGGATCACCATTGAAA GCGGTCGAATGATGCCTTGTGACAAATCTACAAGAAATGCAATACGTTGCAATCTGCAAGAAATTCCCGAATGGAAG GTTTGGTGCCGTTCTCTAGAAATGAACGATCTGTGGAAAGCGTTGAAAAAAACTGATAGAAGTGTAACAGAGGAGAATCTGATTCCTTACAAAGAATTTATGAAAAAACATGCCACAAAGTAG
- the LOC143912043 gene encoding uncharacterized protein LOC143912043: MERPEERTSEESAASASASADVSASASASASASASPTVAANANASPSGSGSGSGVPNVSEPSTRSPSTSTSPAPAAPPEIQNGDGARDDADAEAGEGGRVDGAGGAGGAAGAREREGEEGDGAVPMELEEPLNSTRSIDDPSYIGDNCLSTPANTETSSPQMDTEPDSEGMRDGDEGDSAEPSERAADVTEAEESPDQSVSSAGASGTTVPSSREADEERVTGESDLPLTADVASSDDVAPADVSSGSADTLQTGISSSTADVADNLHSAENSAISSSEIENSDLLPSTSSNLMECANSNHGLALVSSLAVDALNDLAMPNVPESNEDGDLPLENMDGHPDTSAPPLEESTNSQSVTTLAQQLQFSRPIATNSMGSHTVVSSSNSAVGVVHHHVSSTSAELLGADESAVSSSMNSNGSTPVNAGTHDAADALATLASAALNRQQSTKEIKIDQEEPWFTVGIVKGTSFTVQNYIADPNIDLSKLSLDNLPDLSGYPVIPLDPGTGYKFRVAAINSCGRGEFGEESAFKTCVPGYPGAPSAIKITKSSEGAHLSWEPPQVSAEGIFEYSVYLAVKPSLNTALKDPAPTKSQLTFVRVYCGKTNTCIVSQVTLGNAHVDNSTKPAIIFRIAARNDKGYGPATQVRWLQENKSSGVKRILADSRPPGTPPSKQQKLNMIH; the protein is encoded by the exons ATGGAGCGTCCCGAAGAACGAACGTCCGAAGAGTCGGCCGCGAGTGCCAGTGCCAGTGCGGATGTCAGTGCGAGTGCCAGTGCCAGTGCCAGTGCCAGTGCGAGTCCTACCGTCGCCGCGAACGCGAACGCGAGTCCGAGTGGCAGTGGCAGTGGCAGTGGCGTACCGAACGTCAGCGAGCCGTCGACTAGGAGCCCGAGTACGAGCACGAGCCCCGCTCCTGCCGCTCCACCCG AAATCCAGAACGGAGACGGCGCTCGCGACGATGCTGACGCCGAAGCGGGAGAAGGCGGACGAGTCGACGGAGCCGGTGGAGCCGGTGGAGCCGCTGGAGCCAGAGAAAGAGAAGGCGAGGAGGGGGACGGAGCCGTCCCCATGGAACTGGAGGAACCTCTCAATTCGACCCGGTCGATAGACGACCCTTCTTACATCGGCGACAATTGCTTATCGACACCG GCTAATACGGAAACTAGCTCGCCACAAATGGACACGGAACCGGACTCGGAAGGAATGCGCGACGGCGATGAGGGTGACAGCGCCGAACCTTCCGAACGAGCTGCAGATGTCACGGAAGCGGAAGAATCCCCCGATCAATCCGTGTCGTCGGCCGGTGCTTCCGGTACGACCGTGCCGTCGAGTCGAGAAGCCGATGAAG AACGGGTGACCGGCGAATCTGATTTACCTCTCACGGCGGACGTTGCCAGTAGCGATGACGTAGCTCCCGCCGACGTCTCTAGCGGCTCTGCCGACACTCTTCAAACTGGTATAAg TTCCAGCACGGCTGACGTTGCCGACAACTTACATTCTGCTGAAAATTCTGCAATCTCAAGTTCAGAAATCGAGAATTCAGATCTGTTGCCGAGCACGTCGTCCAATCTGATGGAATGCGCAAACAGCAATCACGGCCTCGCTCTCGTCTCTTCTTTAGCGGTGGACGCGCTCAACGATTTAGCAATGCCCAATGTTCCCGAATCTAACGAAGACGGAGATTTGCCCTTGGAAAATATGGACGG ACATCCCGATACGTCTGCTCCACCTTTGGAAGAATCCACAAACTCTCAAAGTGTCACGACATTGGCCCAGCAGCTGCAATTCAGTCGACCGATTGCGACTAATTCTATGGGATCACACACTGTAGTTTCTTCTAGCAATTCTGCCGTTGGag TTGTACACCACCATGTGTCTTCAACCAGTGCAGAACTTCTAGGCGCCGACGAAAGCGCTGTATCCTCATCGATGAATAGCAACGGCAGTACGCCTGTGAATGCCGGCACTCACGATGCAGCTGACGCCTTAGCGACCCTCGCTAGCGCTGCTCTTAATAGACAGCAAAGCACTAAA GAAATTAAAATTGATCAAGAAGAGCCGTGGTTCACAGTCGGCATAGTTAAAGGCACTTCGTTTACC GTGCAAAATTATATAGCCGATCCCAACATTGACTTATCAAAACTTTCTTTAGACAATTTACCCGATCTTTCAGGCTATCCCGTCATACCGTTAGATCCGGGCACAGGATATAAATTTAGAGTTGCGGCAATTAATTCATGCGGTAGAGGTGAATTTGGAgag GAATCTGCGTTTAAAACATGCGTGCCGGGCTATCCCGGCGCCCCCTCCGCCATCAAGATTACAAAGTCGTCGGAGGGAGCTCACTTGTCGTGGGAGCCTCCACAAGTGTCTGCTGAaggaatattcgaatattcagtGTACCTAGCCGTCAAGCCGTCACTCAACACGGCGTTGAAG GATCCAGCTCCGACGAAATCGCAACTGACGTTTGTGCGGGTCTACTGCGGGAAGACAAACACTTGCATCGTATCGCAAGTCACCCTCGGAAATGCGCACGTTGATAATTCGACAAAGCCAGCTATTATATTCCGTATTGCCGCTAGAAACGACAAAGGATATGGTCCAGCCACGCAAGTCAGGTGGTTACAAG AAAACAAGTCATCAGGAGTGAAGAGAATATTAGCAGACAGTCGGCCTCCCGGTACGCCACCgtcaaaacaacaaaaattgaATATGATTCACTAA
- the LOC143912423 gene encoding uncharacterized protein LOC143912423, with protein MAANGIIRVLQAGVVWVRVRGVRIYSCYCSPKALDSDFVLFLHELEASVSRSTGRVVVAGDFNAKSSEWESPITDERGRLLADTMARLNLHVLSTGSANTFVSGNTGSIVDVAFADEDTIGHITNWEVLSDTTLSDHQYISHELRDTRTTDSTPHKNELTRWAVGKLDTKTCEETFKFECGRIQDATTETELCKETTAAITRACEASMPRKGGVRRKPQYWWNDEISELRRICTRKRRELCRTGRRHRSGHEDDQMAIETPSKAHKEARRAVTYAIRRSKKMM; from the exons ATGGCTGCAAATGGAATAATAAGAGTCCTACAG GCAGGTGTAGTCTGGGTTCGGGTGCGGGGCGTGCGGATATACAGCTGTTACTGTTCGCCGAAAGCCTTGGACTCGGATTTCGTGCTGTTTCTGCACGAATTGGAGGCGAGCGTCAGCAGGAGCACAGGACGagtggtcgttgccggagacttcaatgcaaagtctTCAGAGTGGGAATCGCCAATCACCGATGAGCGCGGTCGTCTATTAGCCGACACAATGGCCAGACTAAACCTGCATGTCCTGAGCACCGGAAGTGCAAATACCTTCGTCAGCGGAAACACTGGCTCCATCGTCGACGTAGCTTTCGCGGACGAGGACACCATTGGCCACATTACCAACTGGGAGGTGCTCAGCGACACAACACTAAGTGACCACCAATACATATCACACGAGCTAAGAGACACaagaacgaccgattcgaccccGCATAAGAACGAACTGACAAGGTGGGCCGTCGGCAAGCTAGacactaaaacgtgcgaagagacgttcaagttcgagtgtggccgtattcAAGACGCCACAACTGAAACAGAACTCTGCAAGgagacaacggcagcgatcACTCGGGCTTGCGAGGCCTCGATGCCGAGGAAGGGTGGAGTAAgacggaaaccacaatattggtggaacgaTGAAATTTCAGAACTGCGAAGAATTtgcacaagaaaacgaagagagcTCTGTCGAACTGGacgaagacacagatcaggCCACGAGGACGACCAAATGGCCATCGAAACTCCAAGCAAAGCAcacaaagaagcaagaagagcagtcacctacgcaatcaggaggagCAAAAAGATGATGTGA